The following proteins come from a genomic window of Ilumatobacter coccineus YM16-304:
- a CDS encoding ABC transporter substrate-binding protein, producing the protein MAAATVSLAVIVGACGGSDSDDSDAEPAATQPESEESTEAPAEESSESETEAGERDPNGILRYAGINAPSRLDPHRSTLSQDNDKLFLALDRLVHQAPNGDPVAGLATEWEFIDDGATLRFTLREGVTFHDGEPFNAEAVKANIERAQTIEGGTQTGDLAVITEVTVVDDYTVDFSLDGPAAALPLILSDRAGAMLSPASFDNPDIDEKPVGAGMYEVVEHNVGSLIVYEAYDGYWDKDAQGLAGVEYHVMSDSGTRSNAIQSGAVDWTIVDNEAYDRLAETDGLEVGLFDDVAYPNQPLNKSREALAIVEVRQAINHAIDREALANVLASGYAVPCSQPWPEGYVAFNEEIGCDYYDYDPEKARELLAEAGYPDGFELELLDTPPSATQRTEAITAMLEAIGIDVTVRELAPGTAGDVWLAQAQGDMLSGVWGGRPDPGQMLALQYGENGFLNPGKHRSDALEAQLLLVNDQNLSAEERAAALQEATRISVEEALDVPLYFPLLANVWSDDVVGAEAYLSGKQEFRGVYIAAAS; encoded by the coding sequence GTGGCGGCCGCAACCGTCTCGCTCGCAGTGATCGTCGGCGCATGTGGCGGTTCGGACTCGGATGATTCCGATGCAGAACCGGCCGCGACGCAGCCGGAAAGCGAAGAAAGCACCGAGGCACCAGCCGAAGAATCGTCGGAATCCGAGACAGAAGCGGGTGAGCGAGATCCGAATGGCATCCTTCGCTACGCCGGCATCAACGCACCCAGCCGCCTCGACCCGCACCGCTCGACGCTGAGCCAGGACAACGACAAGCTGTTCCTCGCCCTCGACCGTCTGGTCCACCAGGCGCCCAACGGTGACCCGGTCGCCGGACTCGCCACCGAGTGGGAGTTCATCGACGACGGAGCGACCCTGCGATTCACACTGCGCGAAGGCGTGACCTTCCACGACGGCGAGCCGTTCAACGCCGAGGCGGTCAAGGCCAACATCGAGCGCGCCCAGACCATCGAGGGTGGCACGCAGACCGGCGACCTCGCCGTCATCACCGAGGTGACCGTCGTCGACGACTACACGGTCGACTTCAGCCTCGACGGGCCAGCGGCAGCGCTGCCCCTCATCCTGTCCGACCGCGCCGGCGCCATGCTCAGCCCTGCGTCGTTCGACAACCCCGACATCGACGAGAAGCCCGTCGGTGCCGGCATGTACGAGGTCGTCGAGCACAACGTCGGCAGCCTCATCGTCTACGAGGCGTACGACGGCTACTGGGACAAGGACGCACAGGGTCTCGCCGGCGTCGAGTACCACGTGATGTCGGATTCCGGCACGCGTTCCAACGCCATCCAGTCCGGCGCCGTCGATTGGACGATCGTCGACAACGAGGCATACGACCGCCTCGCCGAGACCGATGGTCTCGAGGTGGGGCTGTTCGACGACGTCGCGTACCCCAACCAGCCGCTGAACAAGTCTCGCGAGGCGCTGGCCATCGTCGAGGTCCGTCAGGCGATCAACCACGCGATCGACCGTGAAGCACTCGCGAACGTGTTGGCGAGCGGCTACGCCGTCCCGTGTTCGCAGCCGTGGCCCGAGGGCTACGTCGCGTTCAACGAAGAGATCGGTTGCGACTACTACGACTACGACCCGGAGAAGGCTCGCGAGCTCCTCGCCGAGGCCGGCTACCCGGACGGCTTCGAGCTCGAACTGCTCGACACGCCGCCGTCGGCGACGCAGCGCACCGAGGCCATCACGGCCATGCTCGAAGCGATCGGGATCGACGTGACCGTGCGTGAACTCGCACCCGGCACCGCCGGTGACGTGTGGTTGGCACAGGCGCAGGGCGACATGCTCTCCGGCGTCTGGGGTGGCCGCCCCGATCCGGGTCAGATGCTGGCACTGCAGTACGGCGAGAACGGCTTCCTCAACCCGGGCAAGCACCGCTCCGACGCACTCGAGGCGCAGCTCCTGCTCGTCAACGACCAGAACCTCTCCGCTGAGGAACGGGCCGCTGCACTGCAGGAAGCGACACGCATCTCGGTCGAAGAAGCACTCGACGTGCCCCTCTACTTCCCGCTGCTCGCCAACGTGTGGAGCGACGACGTCGTCGGCGCCGAGGCGTACCTCTCGGGCAAGCAGGAGTTCCGCGGCGTGTACATCGCCGCCGCGAGCTGA
- a CDS encoding ABC transporter permease, with protein MSDQIDRPVDAPTVEVANDVETTTPMFLGLRRFARRFYQQKPAVVAAIFLILIIGSAVFAPLLATHDPYLQDLSSYLQSPSKSNWFGTDDLGRDLYSRMLFAGRVSLLAALQSVVVALVLGVIPGIVAGYSGGWIDAIIMRITDAIMAFPPLILAISIVAVLGPGLRNAMFAIGIIFAPRFLRLGRGATLAVRQETYIEAARSIGTPRRTIIRRHVLPNVAAPLIVQASLLMGVAMLAEAALSFIALGVQAPEASWGSLLQRGFRLTQSAPWLTIFPGIPIALTVLSLNVLGDGLRDSLGKEVRKS; from the coding sequence ATGAGCGACCAGATCGATCGACCCGTGGACGCACCGACCGTTGAGGTCGCGAACGACGTCGAGACCACGACGCCGATGTTTCTCGGGCTCCGGCGGTTCGCCCGTCGCTTTTATCAGCAAAAACCGGCTGTTGTGGCCGCAATATTTCTCATTCTGATCATCGGAAGCGCGGTCTTTGCACCACTCCTGGCCACGCACGATCCGTATCTTCAGGATTTGAGCTCGTATCTGCAGAGCCCGTCGAAGAGCAATTGGTTCGGAACCGACGACCTCGGACGAGATCTCTACAGCCGCATGCTCTTCGCCGGTCGTGTGTCACTTCTCGCAGCGCTTCAGTCAGTGGTGGTGGCACTAGTGCTCGGCGTGATACCAGGAATTGTCGCCGGATACTCAGGCGGTTGGATCGACGCGATCATCATGCGAATCACCGACGCGATCATGGCGTTCCCTCCGCTGATCCTGGCCATCTCGATCGTCGCCGTGCTCGGCCCGGGCCTGCGCAACGCGATGTTCGCGATCGGCATCATCTTCGCCCCTCGATTCCTCCGTCTGGGGCGAGGAGCCACGCTGGCCGTTCGGCAGGAGACGTACATCGAGGCAGCGCGCTCGATCGGCACGCCGCGCCGCACGATCATCCGGCGCCACGTGCTGCCCAACGTGGCGGCACCGCTGATCGTGCAGGCCTCCCTGTTGATGGGCGTGGCCATGCTCGCCGAAGCGGCGCTGAGCTTCATCGCACTCGGCGTGCAGGCCCCGGAGGCGAGCTGGGGCTCGCTGCTCCAGCGCGGCTTCCGTCTCACCCAGAGCGCACCGTGGCTGACGATCTTCCCCGGCATCCCCATCGCACTCACCGTGCTGTCGCTCAACGTGCTCGGCGACGGTCTACGCGACTCGCTCGGCAAGGAAGTGAGGAAATCATGA
- a CDS encoding type 1 glutamine amidotransferase family protein — protein MTRQRRWLVGLLAVTTLGLPAGLLLGSGGGPSSIEGLASAGEQAVRWTGATAGDTTAPATTTPTSTTVAPPPSTTTSTTTAPTTTSSTTTSTTSTLPPSSEGDRVLMFVAYNDVWWSEYKVMYETLDALGYDVDVRSSAGGSASTYQLGLTLDEWSDHPTSGGTHAGFVDAFEERTGEAWNSTWNDPAPIPIDGLIQDVASLDAYEAFVLVGGTGAIDYLYDGTYEANTSDHGGDPGHVSDAAAVEEAAIAIDELVNDAIERGVPVIAQCHGAALVSYARIDGTTGGPGDLGTSVLEGRSATGYHLGDGDTAARLASLGVTYLPDRSVVVDGPDPALVGGSHAATSRIVTTRDWAPQTVLHGASTLYGIMRTYPADVELAAPRNVLVLHGGAIDPSDCQASNQSNDVPCNWGPADLPADVTHLEALLAADSPADDFDFTVSDLDLTEPGALPFDPDAPGELRAHLDAQSIDVVVYFEHWGHGTTDEIQSDLIGFADDGGGLVAFHHGLYNQGGNIDLLAAAFGAESNLSDWGGSTDPRPGAGPYGFLATGYGHFIATHGIGHESTMIEPPFGDGFPASMPGHPSQSSVVNPNANGLPFVELHEEIYANTTYLGSPDFGSGVGQIDTFLANDAAAFSPDQTLTAGFAKRFDPSGDDTVGRLAYVQPGETRSSYEPTSPLGQMFRNAVAWAADGDA, from the coding sequence ATGACCAGGCAACGCCGATGGCTCGTCGGTCTGCTCGCCGTCACCACCCTCGGGCTACCGGCCGGCCTCCTCCTGGGTTCGGGCGGTGGCCCGAGTTCGATCGAGGGGTTGGCGTCGGCGGGCGAACAGGCCGTGCGATGGACGGGCGCGACCGCAGGGGACACGACGGCCCCCGCAACCACGACGCCGACCAGTACGACCGTTGCGCCGCCCCCGAGCACGACGACATCCACCACGACAGCCCCCACCACGACTTCGTCCACGACCACATCCACGACGTCGACGCTTCCGCCGTCGTCCGAGGGCGACCGGGTGTTGATGTTCGTCGCGTACAACGACGTGTGGTGGTCGGAGTACAAGGTGATGTACGAGACGCTCGACGCGCTCGGCTACGACGTCGACGTGCGCAGCAGCGCCGGCGGGAGTGCGAGCACCTACCAACTCGGGCTCACGCTCGACGAATGGTCCGATCACCCGACGAGCGGCGGCACGCACGCCGGCTTCGTCGACGCATTCGAAGAACGCACCGGTGAGGCGTGGAACTCCACGTGGAACGACCCGGCACCGATCCCGATCGACGGGCTGATCCAAGATGTCGCGTCGCTCGACGCATACGAGGCGTTCGTGCTGGTGGGAGGCACCGGTGCGATCGACTACCTGTACGACGGCACCTATGAGGCGAACACCAGTGACCACGGTGGTGACCCGGGCCATGTCAGCGACGCTGCCGCCGTCGAGGAGGCGGCGATCGCGATCGACGAACTCGTCAACGACGCGATCGAACGCGGTGTGCCGGTCATCGCTCAGTGCCACGGCGCCGCCTTGGTGTCCTACGCACGGATCGATGGCACCACCGGCGGGCCCGGCGACCTCGGCACGAGCGTGCTGGAAGGCCGCTCCGCCACCGGCTACCACCTCGGCGACGGCGACACCGCCGCCCGGTTGGCCTCGCTGGGCGTCACGTATCTCCCCGATCGGTCTGTCGTCGTCGACGGCCCCGACCCCGCTCTGGTCGGCGGCTCGCATGCCGCCACGTCCCGCATCGTGACGACGCGCGACTGGGCGCCGCAGACGGTGCTCCACGGAGCGTCGACGCTGTACGGCATCATGCGCACCTACCCCGCCGACGTCGAGCTCGCCGCCCCGAGGAACGTGCTGGTGCTCCACGGCGGTGCGATCGACCCGAGTGACTGCCAGGCGTCGAACCAGAGCAACGACGTGCCCTGCAACTGGGGTCCAGCCGATCTGCCTGCCGACGTCACCCACCTCGAAGCGCTGCTCGCCGCCGACTCCCCCGCCGACGACTTCGACTTCACCGTGAGCGACCTCGATCTGACCGAGCCCGGTGCGCTGCCGTTCGACCCCGACGCACCCGGTGAGCTGCGCGCGCACCTCGACGCGCAGTCGATCGACGTCGTCGTCTACTTCGAGCACTGGGGTCACGGCACCACCGACGAGATCCAAAGCGATCTGATCGGATTCGCCGACGACGGCGGAGGTCTCGTCGCGTTTCATCACGGTCTCTACAACCAAGGCGGCAACATCGATCTGCTCGCTGCGGCGTTCGGTGCCGAGTCGAACCTCTCCGACTGGGGTGGTTCGACCGATCCGAGACCCGGTGCCGGGCCGTACGGCTTCCTCGCGACCGGCTACGGCCACTTCATCGCCACCCACGGCATCGGCCACGAGTCGACGATGATCGAGCCGCCGTTCGGCGACGGCTTCCCGGCCTCGATGCCGGGCCACCCGTCGCAGTCGTCGGTGGTGAACCCCAACGCGAATGGTCTGCCGTTCGTCGAGCTCCACGAGGAGATCTACGCGAACACGACGTACCTCGGCAGCCCCGACTTCGGGTCGGGCGTCGGCCAGATCGACACGTTCCTGGCCAACGACGCGGCGGCGTTCTCCCCCGATCAGACACTCACCGCTGGTTTCGCCAAGCGGTTCGATCCGTCGGGCGACGACACGGTCGGGCGACTCGCCTACGTGCAGCCCGGCGAAACTCGTTCGAGCTACGAGCCGACGAGTCCGCTCGGCCAGATGTTCCGCAATGCGGTCGCCTGGGCAGCCGACGGCGACGCCTGA
- a CDS encoding ABC transporter permease → MFLYLVRRILIMVPLLFVVCFTVFLLLFFVPGDPAITLAGDNASAEQIEAIRENLGLNDPFFTQFWNWISDVLVGDLGTSLYSNRSVADAIGERLPVSVALTAASMVVALAIAIPAGLLAAARRGSRFDRVAMLFAGLGVAIPNFWLGTLLILVFALHWNLFPAVGYSPPSDGLVEWVKSLVLPAITLGSSAAAETTRQLRGSMITTLENDYVRTARSVGVRDRTILIKHALKNASIPAITVIGFQVAFLLGGSAVVERVFALPGIGDLAINAVIQRDFPMVQGIVIVTALIILTVNLVVDLLYAWLDPRVRRATT, encoded by the coding sequence GTGTTTCTCTATCTCGTCAGACGCATTCTGATCATGGTGCCGCTTCTGTTCGTGGTGTGCTTCACGGTGTTTCTGTTGCTCTTCTTCGTGCCCGGTGACCCGGCGATCACGCTGGCGGGCGACAACGCCAGCGCCGAGCAGATCGAAGCGATCCGAGAGAATCTCGGACTCAACGATCCGTTCTTCACGCAGTTCTGGAACTGGATCTCCGACGTCCTCGTCGGCGACCTCGGCACGTCGCTCTACTCCAACCGTTCGGTCGCCGATGCGATCGGCGAACGACTGCCGGTGTCGGTCGCGTTGACGGCGGCGTCGATGGTCGTGGCGCTGGCCATCGCCATTCCCGCCGGTCTGCTGGCGGCGGCTCGTCGAGGCAGTCGCTTCGACCGAGTGGCGATGCTCTTCGCCGGCCTCGGTGTGGCCATCCCGAACTTCTGGCTCGGCACGCTCCTCATCCTGGTGTTCGCACTCCACTGGAACCTGTTCCCGGCGGTCGGCTACTCACCGCCCTCCGACGGTCTGGTCGAGTGGGTCAAGTCCCTGGTCCTGCCGGCCATCACGCTGGGGAGTTCGGCGGCGGCCGAGACGACCCGGCAACTCCGAGGTTCGATGATCACCACGCTCGAGAACGACTACGTCCGCACCGCACGATCGGTCGGCGTGCGCGACCGCACCATCCTGATCAAGCACGCGTTGAAGAACGCATCGATCCCGGCGATCACCGTCATCGGTTTCCAGGTGGCCTTTCTGCTCGGCGGGTCGGCGGTCGTCGAACGAGTCTTCGCGCTGCCCGGCATCGGCGACCTCGCGATCAACGCCGTCATCCAACGCGACTTCCCGATGGTCCAGGGGATCGTCATCGTGACGGCCCTCATCATCTTGACGGTCAACCTCGTGGTCGATCTGCTCTACGCGTGGCTCGACCCGCGAGTGAGGCGGGCGACGACATGA